The Streptomyces tendae genome has a window encoding:
- a CDS encoding RDD family protein: MSAPTPAPGDDRPREGYYPDPSIPGYVRYWNGASWVPGTSRPAPGDGEPLAPPPGAAPAPPSVEETGPHFFDEDPDDGPAPVGPSPADAQHGSRPEPATAWGADPARQTGFGGDPDRKVSWGADPRVPHTPGAGAAGGTAAAAAGRSGRAAGQGGPADAEPAPDGPRAGGGTFVFRRPTGAAQPPVTSGGPAPSADEGTMTFRAVPPHAGEQDAGAAPGRPGFAAGKAAAARAAASPPAAPAPSGPRQATAPPVPPQATAPAAPASPAAPAASAPLTAGPGGGQSSWPQQVHRLAGTQEPGPVAPWKPPVDDVFQAAARRQAAARPASLGRRLAARLLDTVVLGAVTAVAAVPLGLKAMDHVDAKIEAAKLSGETVTVWLIDGTTSVHLGIVLAVLLLAGVLLEVLPTVRWGRTLGKRLTGLEVRDIEGHDAPEFGAALRRWLVYSVPGLLVVGVVGVLWCLFDKPWRQCWHDKAAHTFVAAA, encoded by the coding sequence ATGAGCGCCCCAACCCCGGCCCCCGGCGACGACAGGCCCCGCGAAGGGTACTACCCGGACCCGTCCATTCCTGGATACGTCCGGTACTGGAACGGTGCCTCATGGGTACCGGGTACGAGCCGTCCGGCGCCCGGTGACGGCGAGCCGCTCGCCCCGCCCCCCGGTGCCGCCCCGGCCCCGCCGTCCGTGGAGGAGACCGGCCCGCACTTCTTCGACGAGGACCCGGACGACGGACCCGCCCCGGTGGGACCGTCCCCGGCCGACGCGCAGCACGGCAGCCGGCCCGAACCCGCCACGGCCTGGGGCGCCGACCCCGCGCGCCAGACCGGCTTCGGAGGCGACCCGGACCGCAAGGTCTCCTGGGGCGCCGACCCCCGGGTCCCGCACACCCCGGGGGCCGGGGCCGCGGGCGGGACGGCCGCCGCGGCCGCCGGCCGGAGCGGCCGCGCCGCCGGACAGGGCGGTCCCGCCGACGCCGAGCCCGCCCCGGACGGTCCGCGGGCGGGCGGCGGCACCTTCGTGTTCCGCAGGCCGACGGGCGCGGCGCAGCCGCCGGTCACCTCGGGCGGCCCGGCGCCGTCCGCCGACGAGGGCACCATGACCTTCCGCGCGGTCCCGCCGCACGCAGGCGAGCAGGACGCGGGTGCGGCCCCCGGGCGGCCCGGTTTCGCCGCGGGCAAGGCGGCGGCCGCGCGCGCCGCCGCGTCCCCGCCCGCCGCCCCGGCTCCGTCCGGACCGCGGCAGGCCACCGCCCCGCCCGTCCCCCCGCAGGCCACCGCGCCGGCCGCCCCCGCTTCTCCTGCCGCCCCGGCCGCCTCCGCGCCGCTCACGGCCGGTCCGGGGGGTGGCCAGTCCTCCTGGCCGCAGCAGGTGCACCGCCTCGCGGGCACCCAGGAGCCGGGGCCGGTCGCGCCGTGGAAGCCGCCGGTCGACGACGTCTTCCAGGCCGCCGCCCGCCGGCAGGCCGCGGCCCGCCCGGCCTCGCTGGGCCGGCGGCTGGCCGCCCGGCTGCTGGACACCGTCGTCCTCGGCGCCGTCACCGCCGTGGCCGCCGTTCCGCTGGGCCTGAAGGCCATGGACCACGTCGACGCCAAGATCGAGGCGGCCAAGCTCTCCGGCGAGACCGTCACGGTGTGGCTGATCGACGGCACCACCTCGGTGCACCTCGGCATCGTCCTCGCCGTCCTGCTGCTCGCCGGGGTGCTCCTCGAGGTGCTGCCCACCGTCAGGTGGGGCCGCACGCTGGGCAAGCGGCTGACGGGCCTGGAGGTGCGGGACATCGAGGGGCACGACGCGCCGGAGTTCGGCGCGGCCCTGCGGCGCTGGCTCGTCTACAGCGTGCCCGGGCTGCTCGTGGTCGGCGTCGTCGGGGTGCTGTGGTGCCTGTTCGACAAGCCGTGGCGCCAGTGCTGGCACGACAAGGCCGCGCACACGTTCGTCGCCGCCGCCTGA
- a CDS encoding FAD-binding oxidoreductase yields MIMSRIEARRDEDTVAAGPLVDRLLGGLPPEAVLTDPDVTASYAHDMASFCPAGSPAVVVLPRTVEQVQHVMRTATELRVPVVPQGARTGLSGAANATDGCVVLSLTRMDRILEIDPVDRIAVVEPGVVNATLSRAVGEHGLAYPPDPSSWEMCTIGGNIGTASGGLCCVKYGVTAEYVLGLDVVLADGRLLSTGRRTVKGVAGYDLTRLFVGSEGSLGVVVRAVLALRPKPPEQLVLAAEFSSGAAASDAVCRVMAAGHVPSLLELMDRTTVKAVNDMARMGLPESTEALLLAAFDTTDPAADLAALGALCEEAGATQVVPAEDAAESEMLLQARRMSLVALEAVKGTTMIDDVCVPRSRLGELIEGVERISEKYRLTIGVVAHAGDGNTHPTVCFDASDPDESRRARKSFDEIMALGLELGGTITGEHGVGVLKKEWLAREAGPVSMEMQRAVKHAFDPLNILNPGKLF; encoded by the coding sequence GTGATCATGAGCCGTATCGAAGCGCGACGCGATGAAGACACGGTGGCGGCCGGACCTCTCGTCGACCGGCTGCTCGGCGGGCTCCCCCCGGAGGCCGTCCTCACCGACCCGGACGTCACAGCCTCCTACGCCCACGACATGGCGAGCTTCTGCCCGGCCGGCAGCCCCGCGGTGGTGGTGCTGCCCCGCACGGTCGAACAGGTCCAGCACGTCATGCGCACCGCCACCGAGCTCCGGGTGCCGGTCGTCCCTCAGGGCGCCCGCACCGGCCTGTCCGGCGCCGCCAACGCCACCGACGGCTGCGTGGTGCTCTCCCTGACCAGGATGGACCGCATCCTGGAGATCGACCCGGTCGACCGGATCGCCGTCGTGGAGCCGGGCGTCGTCAACGCCACGCTCTCCCGCGCGGTCGGCGAGCACGGCCTCGCCTACCCGCCGGACCCCTCCAGCTGGGAGATGTGCACCATCGGCGGCAACATCGGCACCGCCTCGGGCGGCCTGTGCTGCGTGAAGTACGGCGTGACCGCCGAATACGTCCTCGGCCTGGACGTCGTCCTCGCCGACGGCCGGCTGCTGTCCACCGGCCGCCGCACCGTCAAGGGCGTCGCCGGCTACGACCTGACCCGGCTGTTCGTCGGCTCCGAGGGGTCCCTCGGCGTCGTCGTCCGGGCGGTGCTCGCCCTGCGGCCCAAGCCTCCCGAGCAGCTGGTGCTGGCCGCGGAGTTCTCCTCCGGGGCCGCGGCCAGTGACGCGGTGTGCCGCGTCATGGCCGCCGGACACGTCCCCTCCCTGCTCGAACTCATGGACCGCACCACCGTCAAGGCCGTCAACGACATGGCCCGCATGGGCCTGCCGGAGTCCACCGAGGCGTTGCTGCTGGCCGCCTTCGACACCACCGACCCGGCCGCCGACCTCGCCGCCCTCGGCGCGCTGTGCGAGGAGGCCGGGGCGACCCAGGTCGTCCCCGCCGAGGACGCCGCCGAGTCCGAGATGCTGCTCCAGGCCCGCCGGATGTCCCTGGTCGCGCTGGAGGCCGTCAAGGGCACCACGATGATCGACGACGTGTGCGTGCCCCGGTCCCGGCTCGGCGAGCTGATCGAGGGCGTCGAGCGGATCTCCGAGAAGTACCGGCTGACCATCGGCGTCGTGGCCCACGCCGGCGACGGCAACACCCACCCGACGGTCTGCTTCGACGCCTCCGACCCGGATGAGTCACGGCGGGCCCGGAAGTCCTTCGACGAGATCATGGCGCTCGGTCTCGAACTCGGCGGCACCATCACCGGCGAGCACGGCGTCGGCGTGCTGAAGAAGGAGTGGCTGGCGCGGGAGGCCGGCCCCGTGAGCATGGAGATGCAGCGGGCCGTCAAACACGCCTTCGATCCGCTGAACATTCTGAACCCGGGCAAGCTCTTCTGA
- a CDS encoding RDD family protein produces MTTEPPHGSGQQPPDEDPFRKQPPPDEDPFRKQPPPGAPGPGSGSPYDTPGGTPPPGQGGSSPYGGAGGPYEGAGGPQGGDPYGGGGPGGPSGGGGPYGGGPPGGGPYGGGPYGGAPGGDPLAGMPPLADSARRTLARIIDMILVGIVVWLLTWPVGVSEYNFDGDRVNVGNGFAQSVIAAVLYIAYDTFMAVRFGRTLGKKWLGMRVANLSDGNNPSVQTALIRAAVLWLPFAFCCACVWTVIAGGWSFFDRPYKQGLHDKAARTVVVSTR; encoded by the coding sequence ATGACCACCGAACCGCCCCACGGCTCCGGTCAGCAGCCGCCGGACGAGGACCCGTTCAGGAAGCAGCCGCCGCCGGACGAGGACCCGTTCAGGAAACAGCCCCCGCCCGGCGCCCCAGGGCCGGGCTCCGGCTCCCCGTACGACACCCCCGGCGGCACACCCCCGCCCGGGCAGGGCGGCAGCAGCCCGTACGGGGGCGCGGGCGGCCCGTACGAGGGCGCGGGCGGCCCTCAGGGCGGTGACCCCTACGGCGGCGGCGGACCCGGCGGCCCCTCCGGCGGGGGAGGCCCCTACGGGGGCGGTCCCCCCGGAGGCGGCCCCTACGGCGGCGGCCCCTACGGCGGGGCCCCGGGCGGCGACCCGCTGGCCGGCATGCCCCCGCTCGCCGACAGCGCCCGGCGCACGCTCGCCCGCATCATCGACATGATCCTGGTCGGCATCGTGGTCTGGCTGCTCACCTGGCCCGTGGGGGTCAGCGAGTACAACTTCGACGGCGACCGGGTCAACGTCGGCAACGGGTTCGCCCAGTCGGTGATCGCCGCGGTCCTCTACATCGCCTACGACACCTTCATGGCCGTCCGCTTCGGCCGCACCCTCGGCAAGAAGTGGCTCGGCATGCGGGTCGCCAACCTGTCCGACGGCAACAACCCGTCCGTGCAGACCGCGCTGATCCGCGCCGCCGTGCTGTGGCTGCCGTTCGCCTTCTGCTGCGCCTGCGTGTGGACCGTGATCGCCGGCGGCTGGAGCTTCTTCGACCGGCCCTACAAGCAGGGGCTGCACGACAAGGCGGCCAGGACCGTGGTGGTCTCGACCCGGTGA